In a genomic window of Sutcliffiella sp. FSL R7-0096:
- a CDS encoding EamA family transporter, whose amino-acid sequence MNGKTAPFFIIIAAVLWGTTGTAQTFAPEAAHPVAIGAARLAVGGLLLLSLVFMSGGLSLKNWPLKSTILAALSMALFQPLFFTAVTVTGVAIGTVVAIGSAPILSGFLEWVFLKRRPTKVWWGSTFLSITGCLMLFLNKESVIVDPVGVLMALGAGLSFAVYAIVSRDLVGKYPSLSVVAVVFTLSAVFLAPFLFIFDMSWMVEVRGWSIILYLGIMTTGVAYFLFGKGLTYVSSSTAVTLALAEPLTAALFGVFLLGEQLNSTSWIGMVLLMLGIGLLVVGAKGTGNSARLSFKG is encoded by the coding sequence TTGAACGGAAAAACAGCTCCTTTTTTTATTATAATAGCTGCGGTACTGTGGGGAACCACCGGTACGGCACAGACATTTGCACCTGAAGCGGCACATCCGGTTGCCATTGGGGCGGCCCGATTGGCAGTTGGAGGTCTATTGTTATTGTCCCTTGTTTTTATGAGCGGCGGGTTGAGCTTGAAAAATTGGCCGCTTAAATCAACAATTTTAGCCGCTTTAAGCATGGCGCTGTTTCAACCATTGTTTTTTACTGCCGTGACGGTCACAGGGGTGGCCATTGGGACAGTGGTTGCGATAGGGAGTGCGCCGATATTATCTGGCTTCCTGGAATGGGTTTTCCTAAAAAGGCGTCCGACTAAAGTTTGGTGGGGCTCGACTTTTTTGTCCATTACGGGCTGTCTTATGCTCTTTTTAAATAAGGAGTCTGTCATCGTGGATCCAGTTGGGGTGTTGATGGCCTTGGGTGCAGGACTATCGTTTGCTGTTTATGCGATTGTCAGCCGGGATCTGGTAGGGAAATATCCATCCCTCTCGGTTGTTGCGGTTGTGTTTACGCTTAGTGCCGTTTTCTTAGCGCCATTCTTATTTATCTTTGATATGTCTTGGATGGTGGAGGTAAGAGGTTGGAGCATCATTCTTTACCTTGGAATCATGACGACAGGGGTGGCGTATTTTCTTTTTGGGAAGGGGCTTACCTATGTTTCCTCATCCACCGCGGTAACCCTTGCACTGGCAGAGCCGTTAACGGCAGCTTTATTTGGGGTGTTTCTGTTAGGAGAACAATTGAATTCAACCTCTTGGATTGGTATGGTCCTTTTAATGCTTGGAATCGGGTTATTGGTTGTTGGAGCCAAGGGGACAGGGAATTCTGCCCGTTTATCCTTTAAAGGCTAG
- a CDS encoding AraC family transcriptional regulator: MDIKTEWQEINLDPTYCFYLPPTFDHHFSSKDRNEFLILDIPMRYLQEGTSSMYIHLDEQWSSIRYLLLQEARTQEERSSLTDLTRYVASKLQTSKPPSIAYVHRHYKEAIMLEALAEMEHYHPVYYSSWFKKQTGKSLQVYVSELRLKEAKNLLLSTGWTMSRIGEEIGFENSSSFTRWFVRMEGLPPQKYRHIHNG, from the coding sequence TTGGATATTAAGACGGAGTGGCAGGAGATAAATCTTGATCCGACCTACTGTTTTTATCTCCCACCAACATTTGACCACCATTTTAGTTCCAAGGATCGGAACGAGTTTTTAATATTGGATATTCCGATGCGTTATTTGCAGGAGGGTACGAGCAGTATGTATATCCACTTGGATGAGCAGTGGTCGTCCATTCGCTACTTGCTTTTGCAGGAGGCAAGAACTCAGGAGGAGAGGTCTTCGTTAACAGATTTGACAAGGTACGTGGCTAGCAAGCTTCAAACTTCGAAACCACCTTCCATCGCGTATGTTCATCGTCATTATAAGGAGGCCATCATGCTGGAAGCGCTAGCAGAAATGGAACATTATCACCCGGTCTACTATTCTTCATGGTTTAAAAAACAAACAGGGAAAAGTCTGCAGGTCTATGTGTCTGAGCTTCGTTTGAAGGAGGCTAAAAACCTGTTGCTTTCTACAGGGTGGACGATGTCGAGGATTGGGGAGGAAATAGGCTTTGAGAATTCTTCCTCTTTTACAAGGTGGTTTGTCCGCATGGAAGGATTGCCCCCTCAAAAATACAGACATATTCATAATGGCTAA
- a CDS encoding DUF1232 domain-containing protein has protein sequence MWRVFRRLKFIITFWRFTPFLLDFFKSGEVSGTKKITGVLLIIGYLIFPFDLIPDYLLFVGVLDDIMVVTFVLERMVKMAPASLKEKYKLSDK, from the coding sequence ATGTGGAGGGTGTTTAGGCGTTTGAAATTTATAATTACATTCTGGAGGTTCACGCCTTTTCTTCTAGATTTTTTTAAGTCAGGTGAAGTGTCCGGGACGAAAAAAATAACTGGAGTGCTGCTCATAATAGGTTATCTGATTTTCCCTTTTGACCTTATTCCTGATTATCTTTTGTTTGTTGGTGTCTTGGATGACATTATGGTTGTAACGTTTGTTTTGGAGCGGATGGTGAAGATGGCACCTGCTTCGTTAAAGGAGAAATACAAGCTTTCGGATAAATGA